From the genome of Solanum lycopersicum chromosome 12, SLM_r2.1:
aaaatgtCTTAGTGTTGCACGACTTCAAGTTGTTAGTACAACACTACATCAAGTCTATTCGATCAGGATCAAAATTGACATAATAAGATTGATGGTGCCTCCTGATTTGGAGGGTGATTGAAAGCAATGGGGTTCACGCTCTAGATAATCCCACTAGGGAAGAGGTTTTACacccttttcaagattttgaaCCCTAAACCAATAACAGTCTTCAATTTGTAAACTTATCAGTTAAACATGACTTGTGTAATTACTCAATATCTTGTTTGATTCGTTGCTTAGCAATCCTGTTGGTAAAGCTAGAAAACAGCTGCTATTTTAATCACCTAATATcctttttatataaaagttcAATCAAACAACATTTTAAAAGCTAGTTCAGAGGCTTAATAAAACATAACTTACTAACAttaagttcaaaatttgaagaaacaaCTCAGTAAAACGTAGAAACGTTTTGACATAATATTCCTACAAGAAACAAAATTTGAAATGGAAAAACACATTACATTCCAGTGAAAGCTTTCTTCCCGCCACCACCAGAACCAGCCGGAATCACCTTCAAGACATTGAACCTCACGGTTTTGGATAAAGGCCTGTGAATCAGAAAATGTAATTACTTACTATAACTgcaaatgatgaaaaaaatactatagaaaaatcaaaatgagATGGTTCTAACCTGCACTGTCCAATAGTAACATGATCTCCCTCTTTCACACGGAAGCACGGTGATATGTGAGCTGGAATATTGGAGTGCCTCTTCTCGTATCTGAAATAATTTATGTGTTAAAACTAACTCAAGAAGAAGTCAAGTAGCCAATATTTATAAGTGACAAGCTCTTGCCTCTGATACTTCTTGACATAATGTAGGTAATTGCGACGAACGATGATGGTTCTGTTCATCTTAGCACTGTGGCATGTACCAGCAAGGATACGACCTCGAATAGAAACATTACCAGTGAATGGGCATTTCTTGTCAATATACGTACCTATATTTAAATAGACCAAACATAAGGTTACCATGAAATAATCAATGATATTTGGTGCcaacatatataaaagataacTTGAAATCTGAGGAAATCTTTGTTATGAAAGTCATTCTCAACTATCCAACATCTAGATAACATTATAGCTAGCAAGCAACATGTCCACATAAAGGTCACATAGATAGCTATTTAGGAAGTATCTTTTATTTACAAGCTTTACTTAAATGTAAGTAAATGTAGTCTCTTTGGAATGCCCACATAAGAATTTACCATGTGCTATTGATCTTATTCTGGTCAGGTTGATGTAGgaaacaaaaaagaataaataagcTAAAATTCAATGCCCTGCTGTTCTCCGAAATTATCCCACCACTCATTCAGcacttttttgatatattaagctTATCCACATCATAAACATCACACTATTGAGATCCATACCCACCACTAATTGACAGTAATATGAAGGTTTTTATTCACAGTATCATACACTATGTAAGCTccataaatataaacaaacgCTAACAACGTGAAGGTATTTAGTCGATTTGACAAATGGAACAAAAAAGTCCAAGTAAAAGAGTTGCAACTTGCAACTTGGCCTGTAATCCCAGAAGCCTAGTTCTGTCAAAGGTTTAATTGTTGGAAAACCAGTATCTAGTTTATGTGAAGCAAAGGCAGAATCAAGAGCTTCACGAGAAGAAGCTAAGGAGAAGAACAGAATTGCTTCAATCCTAAATGCTTTGGTTTTATCCGAAATTCTGtagcatatttaaaataaaatcaagagaAGGCCACATAACCGGTTAAAACACATATGGATAACTTGCACCCACATTGCCTTAATATACTGAGTCCCCAGCTAATAAGAAGTTATAGAACAAGTATACGATGTTTCCCCTTGTGTACTCAAATTGCATTAAACCATATTTCATGCATTTCAGATGCATGGCAAATAACTTCATAATAGAAATATTTACCAAATGGCAACTACAGTGGAAACACTAAAACTTAAAGAAAGATTTACAAAGAGCCAACCACATCGcaaaaaatttaacttcataGTAGAAAGATTTACCAAATGCCAACTAAGCTGCAGAAACATAATAGAAGTGATAGTTTGACCATTTAAAGCATGTAGACCCATTACTTAAGGCATGAACAATTTGTACAAGAACCTTAATCCTACACTTGTTCCCCTCAACTTAATCCTAAACTAGTTGGTACTCAACACATCAAGACAGtgcaggaaaaaaaaaatactgcTTCTCATAGATGGGAAGTGGAAATCGAAGACTAGTAGTCTTACAGATTTTATGTTTGGCTCCATTCAGACCATAATAACATATTCTCCACCCAGAACATCTCAACCACAGGTCAGGATCGCAATTCGCAACTCATTCTAAATACACTAAATTTGTGACGTCTAAGTTAGAAGCAGAAGCTCCAAGTTCTTAAGGCCCAGGTTCATGAAGACTATCTTATCCAAAGCGACTGCAAACTGAACCTTCAACAAAGGCAGGAAAGACTGAATTCCTCGACTACAAATGTCTAATTTGGCGTTCCACAACACTAATTGTTATTTAGACTGACACACAACTATGCAAATATGAAAGCtcatatcaaaaatataaatcaacaaTGCAGAGTAATTGAGCAAAATGAATACGTACCTTCAGTAGCCTCACGAGGAGTCTTAAATCCTAAGCCAATACTCTTGAAGTATCGATTGCCTCCCTTACCTGGCCTCTTTCCCTTCCCGGTCTTCTTAGAGCTGCCGGTATCAGAAAAAACGCAAATCTTAGGCTAAAATATCTCCCCAAGTTACGAACTTTAACAGGTTGCTCAGATTACTAACCTTAGAAACACACCTGGCTGCTTCAAAAACGCCTTCTCCGTCTGTTCCGCCATGATTGATTGTTACTAAGGAAGATCAACTGACGGCGAGAGATGCCAAACCCTAATTTGCAGAGGAGGAGGAGACTGAGTGAGGCATACTTGTATAATTTAGTAGGCAGGTCATGGACTGGATTTGCAAAAAATGGGCCGACTTATATCTGGGCCCAAAGTCTGACTAATATCATTTGAAtggggtgtgtttggtacgaatgaaaatattttcctgaaaaacaagtagatatttgatttattttcttatattttattagtgaatagaaaatattttactgTTTGCCTTGaatgaaaaacatttttgataaatatcttttattctttactagagtagaaaataatttttgaagctgaattttttttaagaaaattaacttaaattttttttcgtaTTGGGGTGGGGAGGGGAGCGATTTCAAGGGTAGGAgtgaaagaattaaaatttgaagttaattttatttttaaaaaataatattacttatTTTCTTTGGGAGGGGAGAGGGGGTCGAGGGTTGCGGTGAAAAAATGCAATTCACCCCCTAACTTTGTTCTATTTCTATTTATCTTATCCTCAATTTTCATAAATgttttgaagtttaaaatatttttaaaaacaaacttaaattatttttttttggagagaAGGGGTGTGGGTAGTTCGAGAGTAGgcgtgaaaaaataaaaatttgaaagttgaatttttcTTTACAAGCAacatcaatttttcttttttgaaggAGGGGGTGGGGGTTGGGGGCTGTTAGGGGGTAGtagtggggtgggggtggggggctAATAGGGGGTAGTaatggggtgggggtggggggtcgaggtgaaaaaatgaaattttgaagttcaaagtattttttaaaaacaaacttaattttttgagAGGATGGGGTGATAATGGCAGGGGGTTCGAGGATAGagtgaaaatatgattttttgaagttgaaagtatatttttaaagataaacttaaatttttttagggaTAGGCGAGACTGGTAAGGTGGGTGGGTTGGTAGGGTGGGGGGTTGGTAGGGAGTGGGTTGGGGCTGGTAGGGTAGGGGTAGGCAGGCGAAGgttggaagagagttttggaaaatttctattatatagaagagtgaagaGGAATGATAACCAAGGGTAAATCAGTCATTTAACTTCATCAAATATCTATACTTCTTGCTACACGTGTCACTCAATCCCAAGATCATTTTATTACC
Proteins encoded in this window:
- the LOC101249995 gene encoding small ribosomal subunit protein uS17, producing the protein MAEQTEKAFLKQPGVFLSSKKTGKGKRPGKGGNRYFKSIGLGFKTPREATEGTYIDKKCPFTGNVSIRGRILAGTCHSAKMNRTIIVRRNYLHYVKKYQRYEKRHSNIPAHISPCFRVKEGDHVTIGQCRPLSKTVRFNVLKVIPAGSGGGGKKAFTGM